A stretch of Geomonas oryzisoli DNA encodes these proteins:
- the htpG gene encoding molecular chaperone HtpG, with the protein MAKTVKKFETEVQQLLDLVIHSLYSNKEIFLRELISNASDAIDKIKFESHSNMELLEGNADWKIKLHADKDAGTLTITDNGIGMSMDEVADNIGTIAKSGTKNFVAALKEQNLAENPELIGQFGVGFYASFMVADKVVLTTRRAGEKQYGCRWESTGDGSYSIEECEKETRGTEIVLHLKDEMKEFLDEWKIRSIIKKYSDYVQYPVVMDITRSEPVKDAEGKVIEGGGTIDTTTEETLNSMKAIWTRPKSEITEEEYEEFYKHISHDYDKPLSTIHYSAEGVSEFKAIVYVPSHKPYDLFLRDHKKGVHLYVKRVYITDNCEALLPDYLRFIKGVVDSSDLPLNVSREILQEDVQIKRIQKSLVGKVLSTLAEMKEKNADDYLKFYGEFGPVLKEGIHFDYANKEKLQDLLLYESSKTEKGKFVSLKEYVERMPEGQKEIYFITGMSRESVENSPYMEALRKKDYEVLYMTDPVDEWVVQAVHEYQEKHLKAIDRGDLELDTEEEKKEKEAKKEEAKKEFGGVMEYIQETLKDRVKEVRLSSRLTESACCLVADETGLNANMEKILKAMNQEVPEGKRILELNPEHQIMQVMTAMFEKDKTNPKLADYSELLFDQALLTEGSPIKDPLRFTRLVSELMVAGGK; encoded by the coding sequence ATGGCCAAAACCGTCAAGAAGTTCGAGACCGAGGTCCAGCAGCTTTTGGACCTGGTGATCCACTCCCTCTACTCCAACAAGGAAATCTTCCTCAGGGAGCTCATCTCCAACGCGTCTGACGCCATTGACAAGATAAAGTTCGAATCCCACTCCAACATGGAACTGCTGGAAGGGAACGCCGACTGGAAGATCAAGCTGCACGCCGACAAGGACGCCGGCACCCTCACCATCACCGACAACGGCATCGGCATGAGCATGGACGAGGTGGCCGACAACATCGGCACCATCGCCAAGTCCGGCACCAAGAACTTCGTCGCCGCCCTCAAGGAACAGAACCTCGCCGAAAACCCGGAGCTGATCGGCCAGTTCGGCGTCGGCTTCTACGCCTCCTTCATGGTGGCCGACAAGGTGGTCCTCACCACCCGCAGGGCGGGCGAGAAGCAGTACGGCTGCCGCTGGGAGTCCACCGGCGACGGCTCCTACTCCATCGAGGAGTGCGAAAAGGAGACCCGCGGCACCGAGATCGTGCTGCACCTGAAAGACGAGATGAAGGAGTTCCTGGACGAGTGGAAGATCCGCTCCATCATCAAGAAGTACTCCGACTACGTGCAGTACCCGGTCGTCATGGACATCACCCGCAGCGAGCCGGTGAAGGACGCGGAGGGCAAGGTCATCGAGGGTGGCGGTACCATCGACACGACCACCGAGGAAACCCTCAACTCCATGAAGGCGATCTGGACCCGTCCCAAGAGCGAGATCACCGAGGAGGAGTACGAGGAGTTCTACAAGCACATCTCCCACGACTACGACAAGCCCCTCTCCACCATCCACTACTCCGCCGAGGGTGTCAGCGAGTTCAAGGCCATCGTCTACGTCCCGTCGCATAAACCGTACGACCTGTTCCTGCGCGACCACAAAAAGGGCGTGCACCTCTACGTGAAGCGGGTCTACATCACCGACAACTGCGAGGCGCTGCTGCCGGACTACCTGCGCTTCATCAAGGGTGTCGTGGACTCCTCCGACCTGCCGCTCAACGTTTCCCGCGAGATCCTGCAGGAGGACGTGCAGATCAAGCGCATCCAGAAGTCGCTGGTGGGCAAGGTGCTCTCCACCCTGGCGGAAATGAAGGAGAAAAATGCCGACGACTACCTGAAGTTCTACGGCGAGTTCGGCCCGGTACTTAAGGAAGGTATCCACTTCGACTACGCCAACAAGGAGAAGCTGCAGGACCTGCTCCTCTACGAGAGCTCCAAGACCGAGAAAGGGAAGTTCGTCTCGCTCAAGGAGTACGTGGAGCGCATGCCCGAGGGGCAGAAGGAGATCTACTTCATCACCGGCATGTCCCGCGAGTCGGTTGAAAATTCCCCGTACATGGAGGCGCTGCGCAAGAAGGACTACGAGGTCCTCTACATGACCGACCCGGTCGACGAGTGGGTGGTGCAGGCTGTGCACGAGTACCAGGAGAAGCACCTGAAGGCGATCGACAGGGGCGACCTGGAGCTCGACACCGAGGAGGAAAAGAAGGAGAAGGAAGCCAAGAAGGAGGAGGCCAAGAAGGAATTCGGCGGCGTCATGGAGTACATCCAGGAGACTCTCAAGGACCGCGTCAAGGAAGTCCGCCTCTCCTCGCGCCTGACCGAGAGCGCCTGCTGCCTGGTCGCAGACGAGACGGGGCTCAACGCCAACATGGAGAAGATCCTGAAGGCGATGAACCAGGAAGTCCCGGAAGGAAAACGCATCCTGGAGCTCAACCCGGAGCATCAGATCATGCAGGTCATGACCGCCATGTTCGAGAAGGACAAGACCAACCCGAAGCTAGCCGACTACAGCGAGCTCCTCTTCGACCAGGCCCTCCTGACCGAAGGTTCCCCGATCAAGGACCCGCTGCGCTTCACCAGGCTGGTCAGCGAACTGATGGTGGCCGGCGGAAAATAG